In Aspergillus nidulans FGSC A4 chromosome II, a single window of DNA contains:
- a CDS encoding uncharacterized protein (transcript_id=CADANIAT00004846): MFETRLCGACGEPATGVAGISQSWYETCPGCDAINNGLTMCDVCMEGDEEIEGVCWRCNDEEWIRCSYECENGYVQRVERCPSEMHCDHWEYEDD; this comes from the coding sequence ATGTTTGAAACCCGCCTCTGCGGCGCTTGTGGCGAGCCTGCTACCGGGGTTGCCGGCATTTCCCAGAGCTGGTACGAAACCTGTCCGGGGTGCGACGCAATCAACAATGGCCTTACAATGTGTGATGTGTGCATGgaaggcgatgaggagattgaaggggTCTGCTGGAGGTGCAACGATGAAGAATGGATCCGTTGTTCTTATGAATGTGAGAATGGGTATGTACAAAGGGTTGAGCGGTGTCCTAGTGAGATGCATTGTGATCACTGGGAGTATGAGGATGACTGA
- a CDS encoding NAD(P)H-dependent flavin oxidoreductase (transcript_id=CADANIAT00004850), protein MSITTPLTKLLNIQSPVLLAGMAKASGAPLAAAVSNAGGLGVIGGLGYTPEQMNEMLTELKSLLKDKSLPFGVDLALPQIGGNARKTNHDYTGGKLDELIDVIISHGAKLFVSAVGVPPAHVIKRLHEAGILIMNMVGAPKHAEKALKAGVDIICAQGGEGGGHTGDIPFSVLIPAVVDTVQKYKSPLTGQTPLVVAAGGVNDGRSLAAALTLGASGVWVGTRFLATEESGASKLHKQAVINAQYGETKRTLVVSGRPLRLLPNDYIKEWEKKPEEIARLTSQGIVPMEHDFNNDKEVDLPFLMGDVSGIIKDIKPAGVVLKEMVEQAADVLKRTAALASGPASKL, encoded by the coding sequence ATGTCAATCACAACCCCTCTTACTaagctcctcaacatccagaGCCCCGTCCTCCTAGCAGGGATGGCGAAAGCCTCTGGGGCGCCCCTCGCAGCTGCAGTCTCCAACGCTGGAGGGCTTGGCGTGATTGGTGGGCTAGGCTACACGCCCGAACAAATGAACGAAATGCTCACGGAACTCAAGAGCCTGCTCAAGGACAAATCTCTGCCGTTCGGTGTCGACCTTGCTCTTCCACAGATTGGCGGCAACGCACGCAAGACAAACCATGACTATACGGGTGGAAAACTGGACGAGCTAATCGATGTGATTATCTCGCATGGCGCGAAGCTGTTTGTTTCGGCTGTTGGAGTTCCGCCGGCACATGTGATCAAGCGGCTGCACGAGGCGGGCATCCTCATTATGAATATGGTGGGAGCGCCGAAACATGCAGAGAAGGCGTTGAAGGCGGGGGTGGATATCATTTGTGCGCAGGGTGGTGAGGGCGGAGGTCATACGGGTGACATCCCGTTTTCTGTGCTGATTCCCGCGGTTGTGGATACGGTGCAGAAGTATAAGAGTCCGTTAACGGGCCAGACGCCGCTAGTTGTTGCGGCCGGAGGTGTTAATGATGGGCGGAGcttggcggcggcgttgaCATTAGGTGCGTCTGGTGTGTGGGTGGGTACGAGGTTCCTGGCGACGGAAGAGAGCGGCGCGAGTAAGTTGCATAAGCAGGCTGTTATCAATGCGCAGTATGGTGAGACGAAGAGAACGCTTGTGGTGTCTGGAAGGCCACTGCGGTTGCTGCCGAATGATTATATCAaggagtgggagaagaagcctgAGGAGATCGCGAGGTTGACGTCTCAGGGAATTGTGCCGATGGAACATGATTTCAACAATGACAAGGAAGTCGATCTGCCGTTCCTGATGGGTGATGTCTCGGGCATCATTAAGGATATTAAGCCTGCTGGAGTGGtcttgaaggagatggtTGAGCAGGCGGCGGATGTGCTGAAGCGgactgctgctcttgcttcaGGTCCTGCGAGCAAGCTGTGA
- a CDS encoding uncharacterized protein (transcript_id=CADANIAT00004847), protein MKDEEIQQATASEPLSLSEEYAMQQSWRNDADKLTFIICLPVAPETDNGNLSLTDEDDAPTRMIGDINLFLRVEEDEEDGDEERNSSNPQIIGEIELMIAEKKDQGKGFGKAALLAFLTYVIEREREVLGEFVVGDEEAKKAIGKEVKELKFGALSVKIGQANERSLKLFEGLGFSKIGDSPNYFGEWELRRKELDIESENLTVDGYREVAYKRIA, encoded by the exons ATGAAGGACGAG GAGATCCAACAAGCAACAGCCTCAGAGCCCCTCTCCCTCTCAGAAGAGTACGCCATGCAGCAGTCTTGGCGGAACGACGCTGATAAACTAACCTTTATCATCTGTCTTCCGGTGGCACCTGAGACGGATAATGGGAATCTAAGTCTCACtgacgaggacgatgctCCCACCCGCATGATTGGGGATATCAATCTGTTTCTCCGagtggaggaagatgaagaagatggagacgaggaaaggAATTCTAGCAACCCTCAGATCATCGGCGAAATCGAGCTTATGATTGCCGAAAAAAAGGATCAAGGGAAGGGCTTTGGGAAGGCTGCGCTCCTGGCATTCCTGACGTATGTTAttgagagggagagagaggTTCTGGGAGAATTTGTGGTAGGCGACGAAGAGGCCAAAAAGGCCATAGGCAAGGAGGTAAAGGAGCTGAAGTTTGGGGCGTTGAGTGTAAAGATTGGGCAGGCCAACGAGCGGAGCTTGAAGCTTTTTGAAGGACTTGGGTTTAGTAAAATCGGCGACAGTCCAAATTACTTTGGAGAGTGggagttgaggaggaaagagCTGGATATTGAGAGTGAAAATCTGACGGTTGATGGGTATAGAGAGGTGGCATATAAGCGTATTGCATAG
- a CDS encoding lytic polysaccharide monooxygenase auxiliary activity family 9 protein (transcript_id=CADANIAT00004845), giving the protein MAMSKIATLAGLLASAGLVAGHGYVTKMTIDGEEYGGWLADSYYYMDSPPDNYGWSTTVTDNGFVSPDAFGTDDITCHRGATPGALSAPVTAGSKIDITWNTWPESHKDNQGPIINYLAKCNGDCSSADKTSLEFVKIQAEAIVDASTNTWVTDELIENSFTTSVTIPASIAPGNYVLRHEIIALHSAGQQNGAQAYPQCLNLVVSGSGTDNPSGTPGTQLYSANDEGIVFDIYSNPTSYPMPGPELYSG; this is encoded by the exons ATGGCCATGTCGAAGATTGCTACCCTCGCGGGTCTTCTCGCCTCTGCTGGCCTCGTTGCAGGCCACGGATACgtgacgaagatgacgatcgATGGAGAAGAATATGGTGGATGGCTCGCTGATAGCTATTACTACATGGACTCGCCGCCGGATAACTACGGATGGAGTACGACAGTGACCGACAATGGCTTCGTCTCCCCCGATGCCTTTGGTACCGACGACATCACCTGCCACAGGGGCGCCACTCCTGGTGCTCTCTCTGCCCCGGTGACAGCCGGCAGCAAGATCGATATCACTTGGAACACCTGGCCCGAATCTCATAAGG ATAATCAAGGCCCCATCATCAACTACCTCGCCAAATGCAACGGCgactgctcttcagccgacAAGACCAGCCTCGAATTCGTGAAGATCCAGGCCGAAGCGATTGTCGACGCTTCCACCAACACCTGGGTTACCGATGAACTCATTGAGAACTCCTTCACTACTTCCGTTACGATCCCTGCCTCCATCGCCCCAGGTAACTACGTCCTCCGACACGAGATCATCGCCCTCCACTCTGCAGGCCAGCAGAACGGTGCCCAAGCATACCCTCAGTGCTTGAACCTGGTTGTCAGCGGCAGCGGTACTGACAACCCATCTGGTACTCCTGGTACTCAGCTGTACTCTGCTAACGATGAGGGCATCGTCTTCGATATCTACTCGAACCCGACCTCGTACCCTATGCCTGGTCCTGAGCTGTACAGTGGTTAG
- a CDS encoding uncharacterized protein (transcript_id=CADANIAT00004849): MSPSYLCVAPQRLDSFTTHLFHYWRSRTRTGPRSIRDIACTSTMKFKVFHLSTTGYLIILNLSCIIVSASSFESLLRGLHPSVLTRSLPGSLAFVPGEAIGNYQPPPGPIHYGPLPTTDPVSSEAPAIASAAANADGNDIGYGSRRAMAATESPDAADEVTSRIPSVTEMDAMIAKAQAASANKGVAWPSMGLIVPILVPFLQL; this comes from the exons ATGAGTCCCTCATATCTTTGTGTCGCGCCTCAAAGGCTCGATTCATTCACCACTCATCTCTTCCACTATTGGCGTTCTAGGACGCGGACAGGACCACGGTCAATCCGAGATATCGCCTGCACGTCCACAATGAAGTTCAAGGTTTTCCATTTATCGACCACCGGCTACCTCATCATCTTGAATCTGTCATGCATTATCGTCTCTGCATCCAGCTTCGAATCTTTGCTCCGCGGCCTTCACCCCAGCGTTCTTACCCGCAGTTTACCGGGCTCTCTTGCTTTTGTTCCAGGAGAAGCTATTGGAAATTACCAGCCTCCACCAGGGCCCATCCATTATGGCCCTTTGCCGACGACTGACCCCGTTAGCTCGGAAGCGCCTGCGATTGCTTCGGCAGCTGCGAATGCAGATGGTAACGACATTGGATACGGGTCAAGGCGGGCCATGGCTGCGACCGAAAGCCCTGACGCTGCGGACGA GGTAACAAGTCGTATCCCCTCTGTGACGGAGATGGATGCGATGATAGCAAAGGCTCAAGCGGCATCGGCGAATAAAGGCGTGGCGTGGCCATCGATGGGCTTGATAGTGCCGATACTCGTGCCTTTCCTACAGTTATGA
- a CDS encoding DNA-directed DNA polymerase delta subunit POL31 (transcript_id=CADANIAT00004848): MAANSSEQEFLRPPSTQQYELSHRNSSIYNPLNTFRLPPGQERQYQQQYGDMYFLRLAKLKPAVEAVAVEAWEGFSIAGEHARRVERVLDVRQGELCWVAGTIYMEMPLKPNILDDLAKDNFTSAPPPRRTYQDPAHPELTEIMLEDESGRLRLTGSKLQSVQLATGVIIAVLGTENANGDFEAIDIKVPDLARQPRRWERDEAKAPKEAKKGKIAMVSGLGITGTSSDTLALELLTDYLLGYTGSSKGEEGSPPDASRITRLIIAGNSLGASTIEAAPATDGVPAKKIAHQKKYGYDASAYNASPITQLDSFLAELLPSIPITLMPGESDPANFALPQQPIHRAMFPRSRAYCSAPPIGEDKVEPGWFDSVTNPWEGDVEGWRFWGSSGQNVDDVLRYLDFADEDGNVDMNGDTEARIRVMEAMLRWRCGVPTAPDTLWSYPFQTHDPFVMESCPHLFFAGNQPQFKTAVIEGDLPLRPDGEDTEMGGTAQNAAVPTVRLISLPKFRETGELVLVDTETLGVEVVRFGTFAGKEEKL; this comes from the exons ATGGCTGCCAATTCCTCAGAACAAGAATTCCTGCGTCCTCCAAG CACACAACAATATGAGCTTTCACATCGAAATTCCTCCATCTACAATCCTTTGAATACCTTCCGACTTCCTCCCGGTCAGGAACGACAATACCAACAGCAATATGGAGATATGTACTTCTTGCGGCTCGCGAAGCTGAAACCAGCGGTCGAGGCGGTTGCAGTCGAGGCCTGGGAAGGATTCAGT ATTGCAGGAGAACATGCCCGTCGCGTGGAACGAGTACTGGATGTCCGACAAGGAGAGCTTTGCTGGGTTGCGGGCACAATATATATGGAGATGCCATTAAAACCCAATATTCTTGATGACCTTGCAAAAGAT AACTTCACATCAGCGCCTCCCCCTCGACGAACCTACCAAGATCCCGCACACCCAGAGCTAACGGAGATCATGCTGGAAGACGAGTCCGGACGACTGCGACTTACAGGAAGTAAGCTTCAGTCAGTTCAACTAGCGACAGGGGTAATTATCGCGGTGCTTGGGACAGAAAACGCAAATGGAGATTTTGAAGCGATCGATATCAAGGTTCCTGATCTCGCTCGGCAACCACGGCGGTGGGAAAGAGATGAAGCGAAGGCACccaaagaagcgaagaagggAAAAATTGCAATGGTCAGCGGCCTTGGAATAACGGGGACCTCAAGTGACACCCTCGCCCTTGAGCTCCTGACAGACTATCTTCTAGGCTACACGGGATCATCTAAGGGCGAAGAGGGTTCTCCGCCAGATGCTAGTAGGATTACGAGGTTGATCATCGCCGGGAACTCACTCGGCGCGAGCACCATCGAGGCAGCACCGGCAACGGATGGAGTACCGGCGAAAAAGATTGCGCACCAGAAGAAGTACGGATATGACGCTTCAGCGTATAACGCATCACCTATTACACAACTGGATTCCTTCTTGGCAGAGCTCCTGCCTAGCATACCGATTACACTTATGCCAGGCGAGAGCGACCCAGCGAATTTCGCCCTGCCCCAACAGCCAATCCACCGGGCGATGTTTCCTCGGTCAAGGGCATACTGTTCCGCACCGCCAATCGGAGAAGACAAAGTAGAGCCGGGCTGGTTCGACAGCGTGACGAATCCTTGGGAGGGAGACGTAGAGGGATGGCGATTTTggggcagcagcggccaGAACGTGGACGACGTGCTCCGGTACCTGGATTTCGCCGATGAGGACGGTAATGTCGACATGAACGGGGATACAGAGGCCAGAATACGGGTCATGGAGGCCATGCTGCGGTGGAGGTGTGGAGTCCCCACGGCCCCAGATACGTTAT GGTCCTATCCATTCCAAACGCACGACCCCTTCGTCATGGAGTCCTGCCCTcacctcttcttcgcggGCAACCAGCCCCAATTCAAGACCGCCGTTATTGAGGGAGACTTGCCCTTGAGACCGGACGGCGAAGACACAGAGATGGGCGGGACGGCGCAGAATGCAGCCGTCCCTACCGTTCGCCTCATCTCGCTTCCCAAGTTCCGGGAAACGGGTGAGCTTGTCTTGGTGGATACCGAAACGCTGGGGGTAGAAGTAGTCAGGTTTGGGACTTTCgcggggaaggaggagaaactATAA